One segment of Stappia sp. 28M-7 DNA contains the following:
- a CDS encoding YcjF family protein, whose translation MATKSTAEKTAAASDADIEADVEDVIEGEAPEAATLSDDDIARQLTAESLTKDYVLASVAASIVPVAIFDIAAVVAIQMRMIQKLSQLYGKPFSDKMGRKVIYALAGGVLGYGAGYAVAASATKLIPGIGWMVGMVSLPVVAGASTYAVGRSIARHYEDGGSLMDFDASKMRAFYKEQFEKGKELAKRARDRTKSGAEAAAETVEETVAKAS comes from the coding sequence ATGGCAACCAAGAGCACTGCCGAAAAGACTGCCGCAGCAAGCGACGCCGATATCGAGGCGGACGTGGAGGACGTGATCGAGGGTGAGGCTCCGGAAGCGGCAACGCTGTCCGACGACGACATCGCCCGCCAGCTCACGGCAGAGAGCCTGACGAAGGACTATGTGCTTGCCTCCGTGGCGGCCAGCATCGTTCCGGTGGCGATCTTCGACATCGCCGCAGTGGTGGCGATCCAGATGCGCATGATCCAGAAGCTGTCGCAGCTCTACGGCAAGCCCTTCTCCGACAAGATGGGCCGCAAGGTGATCTACGCATTGGCCGGCGGCGTGCTCGGCTACGGGGCCGGCTATGCGGTCGCGGCAAGCGCCACCAAGCTCATCCCCGGCATCGGCTGGATGGTCGGCATGGTATCGCTGCCGGTCGTGGCAGGCGCCTCGACCTACGCGGTCGGTCGCTCCATTGCCCGCCACTACGAGGACGGCGGCTCGCTGATGGACTTCGACGCCAGCAAGATGCGCGCCTTCTACAAGGAGCAGTTCGAGAAGGGCAAGGAACTGGCCAAGCGCGCGCGCGACCGCACCAAGAGCGGCGCCGAGGCGGCGGCCGAGACCGTCGAGGAGACGGTTGCCAAGGCGTCCTGA
- a CDS encoding DUF697 domain-containing protein yields MSRKLPRTLQRTIHDIRREMHEAEQAQDTPQAQPPSPPPASEPASKAAAKAAPPQSAPAPEADARAEAPANASATTSGGQPEGKAQTTAEREDAERTQAPPPKGRALATRPPTGSALRRARARLIIERHSTLAGIAGFVPLPWVDLAAVAALVARMLRELSRCYKIPLDRDRSGRIALSLLAGVGAPGIASFTTTSLLRMAPGPNLVGMTVTAAAAVGLTRVIGDVFLERLERGEPVDGAGN; encoded by the coding sequence GTGAGCCGGAAACTCCCCAGGACCTTGCAGCGCACGATCCACGACATCCGCCGCGAGATGCACGAGGCGGAGCAGGCGCAGGATACCCCGCAGGCGCAGCCCCCCTCTCCCCCGCCGGCAAGCGAGCCGGCGAGCAAGGCTGCCGCCAAGGCCGCGCCGCCGCAGTCAGCCCCCGCCCCGGAGGCCGACGCGCGGGCTGAGGCTCCTGCCAACGCCTCTGCCACGACCTCTGGCGGGCAGCCGGAAGGCAAGGCTCAGACCACCGCGGAACGGGAAGATGCGGAACGCACGCAGGCGCCGCCGCCCAAGGGACGCGCCCTGGCAACGCGACCGCCGACCGGCAGTGCGCTGCGCCGGGCCCGGGCGCGGCTGATCATCGAGCGGCATTCGACGCTGGCAGGGATCGCCGGCTTCGTGCCGCTGCCCTGGGTCGATCTTGCCGCCGTCGCCGCACTGGTGGCGCGGATGCTGCGGGAACTGTCACGCTGCTACAAGATCCCGCTCGACCGCGACCGCAGCGGCCGGATTGCCCTATCGCTGCTGGCTGGCGTCGGCGCGCCGGGCATCGCCAGCTTCACCACGACCAGCCTGCTCAGGATGGCTCCGGGCCCGAACCTTGTCGGCATGACCGTGACCGCCGCCGCCGCCGTCGGACTAACGCGGGTGATCGGCGACGTCTTCCTGGAGCGGCTGGAGCGCGGCGAGCCCGTCGACGGTGCCGGAAACTGA
- a CDS encoding ParA family protein: protein MSAQVITVASLKGGSGKSTLASCLAVNWRMRGWRVLLVDADPQHSVLRLAAREQALGGLPVIARADRDMWKAVKEQAGDYDLIVVDTPGFDSEITAAGLAVADLVLIPVKPSPLDVDRMTDTVGLLMAGVQGWAPTFRCVLTQTTRGSVIARHIRAELEEAGFPLLRQELQNRVSYAEAALYGATPTLTQPDGAAAQDVQELAGEVEALLATRKVRSA, encoded by the coding sequence ATGAGCGCGCAGGTTATCACCGTCGCGTCGCTGAAGGGCGGCAGCGGCAAGTCGACGCTTGCCAGCTGCCTTGCCGTCAACTGGCGGATGCGCGGCTGGCGCGTCCTGCTGGTCGATGCCGACCCGCAGCATTCCGTACTGCGCCTGGCGGCGCGCGAGCAGGCGCTCGGAGGACTTCCGGTGATCGCCCGCGCCGACCGCGACATGTGGAAAGCGGTCAAGGAGCAGGCAGGCGACTACGACCTGATCGTCGTCGACACGCCGGGCTTCGACAGCGAGATCACCGCGGCAGGCCTTGCGGTCGCCGACCTGGTGCTGATCCCGGTCAAGCCGTCGCCGCTCGATGTCGACCGGATGACCGACACGGTGGGTCTGCTGATGGCGGGCGTGCAGGGCTGGGCCCCGACCTTCCGCTGCGTGCTGACGCAGACGACGCGGGGCAGCGTGATCGCCCGCCACATCCGCGCCGAGCTGGAGGAAGCCGGTTTTCCGCTGCTGCGGCAGGAGCTGCAGAACCGGGTGTCCTATGCGGAGGCCGCGCTCTATGGCGCAACGCCGACGCTGACCCAGCCGGACGGCGCGGCGGCGCAGGACGTGCAGGAACTGGCCGGCGAGGTCGAGGCCCTGCTGGCGACACGAAAGGTGCGCAGCGCGTGA
- a CDS encoding DUF2585 domain-containing protein: protein MTLSRKSALPLLVALALIALTAIILLAMGRVPICTCGEIKLWTADVTSSDNSQHISDWYTPSHIIHGMLFYGLFHLLTPRLSMGWRAVGSIVIEAVWEIVENSPWIIDRYREATIAAGYTGDSVLNSVFDVVWMLVGFWMALRLPVWVTVLLAIAMELVALAVIRDNLTLNVLMLVWPVDAIREWQQAL from the coding sequence ATGACGCTTTCGCGAAAAAGCGCCCTCCCCCTTCTCGTCGCGCTCGCCCTGATCGCGCTGACCGCCATCATCCTGCTCGCCATGGGGCGGGTGCCGATCTGCACCTGCGGCGAGATCAAGCTGTGGACCGCCGACGTCACCTCCTCCGACAATTCGCAGCACATCTCCGACTGGTACACCCCCTCGCACATCATCCACGGGATGCTGTTCTACGGGCTGTTCCACCTGTTGACGCCCCGGCTCTCTATGGGCTGGCGGGCGGTCGGCTCGATCGTCATCGAGGCGGTGTGGGAGATCGTCGAGAACAGCCCCTGGATCATCGACCGCTACCGCGAGGCAACCATCGCGGCCGGCTATACCGGCGACAGCGTGCTGAACTCGGTCTTCGACGTGGTGTGGATGCTGGTCGGCTTCTGGATGGCGCTGCGCCTGCCGGTCTGGGTGACCGTTCTGCTGGCCATCGCCATGGAGCTGGTCGCGCTCGCCGTCATCCGCGACAACCTCACCCTCAACGTGCTGATGCTGGTCTGGCCCGTGGACGCGATCCGCGAGTGGCAACAGGCGCTCTGA
- a CDS encoding peptide chain release factor 3 translates to MSLTEAQADGGRDTAPDAASHLSRRTFAIISHPDAGKTTLTEKLLLSGGAIRAAGQVRARGERRRARSDWMKIEQERGISVSSSVMTFERDGITFNLLDTPGHEDFSEDTYRTLTAVDAAIMVIDAAKGIETQTRKLFEVCRLRDIPIITFVNKIDREGRHPLEALDEIQEALALDVVPMTWPVGMGSDFFGVYDWQAKRFLTSSEGRGNRFDSIVDVAGLDDPALTERVFPNVLAELEENVELGAEAYPAFDREAFMEGHMTPVFFGSALRDYGVEEIIQFIARFGPAPHAQPATTRVIRPEEPKVTGFVFKVQANMDPKHRDRIAFVRLCSGTFRRGMKLKHVRANKTIAVSAPIFFFAEERELAETAYPGDVIGVPNHGQLRVGDTLTEGEEIHVTGLPAFAPEVLRRVRLSDTMRVKQMRQGLMDLAEEGLVQIFKPQIGSNWIVGVVGVLQLDVVVDRLRNEYATEIGFEAAPFSTARWIECDDELKLRKFLESNPSSVAEDRDDRPVYLFKNSWEVNYVGEKNPDIRFRETREIVHTPEG, encoded by the coding sequence ATGAGCCTCACCGAAGCCCAGGCCGACGGCGGCCGGGACACGGCGCCGGACGCGGCAAGCCACCTGTCGCGCCGGACCTTCGCCATCATCTCGCATCCGGACGCCGGCAAGACGACACTGACGGAAAAGCTGCTGCTGTCGGGCGGCGCCATTCGTGCTGCCGGTCAGGTGCGCGCGCGCGGCGAGCGCCGGCGGGCCCGTTCGGACTGGATGAAGATCGAGCAGGAACGCGGCATCTCGGTCTCGTCCTCGGTCATGACCTTCGAGCGCGACGGCATCACCTTCAACCTGCTCGACACGCCGGGCCATGAGGACTTCTCGGAAGACACCTACCGCACGCTGACCGCCGTCGACGCGGCGATCATGGTCATCGACGCGGCCAAGGGCATCGAGACGCAGACGCGCAAGCTCTTCGAGGTCTGCCGCCTGCGCGACATCCCGATCATCACCTTCGTCAACAAGATCGACCGCGAAGGCCGCCACCCGCTGGAGGCGCTGGACGAGATCCAGGAGGCGCTCGCCCTCGACGTGGTGCCGATGACCTGGCCGGTCGGTATGGGCTCGGACTTCTTCGGCGTCTACGACTGGCAGGCGAAGCGCTTCCTCACCTCCTCCGAAGGACGCGGCAACCGCTTCGACTCCATCGTCGACGTCGCCGGCCTCGACGATCCCGCGCTCACCGAACGGGTGTTCCCGAACGTGCTCGCCGAGTTGGAGGAGAATGTCGAGCTCGGGGCCGAGGCCTATCCGGCCTTCGACCGCGAGGCCTTCATGGAAGGCCACATGACGCCGGTCTTCTTCGGGTCGGCGCTGCGCGACTACGGCGTTGAGGAAATCATCCAGTTCATCGCCCGCTTCGGTCCCGCACCGCATGCGCAGCCGGCGACGACCCGCGTCATCCGCCCGGAAGAGCCGAAGGTGACCGGTTTCGTCTTCAAGGTGCAGGCGAACATGGATCCCAAGCACCGCGACCGCATCGCGTTCGTGCGCCTGTGCTCGGGCACCTTCCGGCGCGGCATGAAGCTGAAGCATGTGCGGGCCAACAAGACCATCGCCGTGTCCGCGCCGATCTTCTTCTTCGCCGAGGAGCGCGAGCTCGCCGAGACCGCCTATCCGGGCGATGTCATCGGCGTGCCCAATCACGGCCAGTTGCGCGTCGGCGACACGCTGACGGAGGGCGAGGAGATCCACGTCACCGGCCTGCCGGCCTTCGCGCCGGAAGTGCTGCGCCGCGTGCGTCTGTCCGACACGATGCGCGTCAAGCAGATGCGCCAGGGTCTGATGGATCTCGCCGAGGAAGGCCTCGTGCAGATCTTCAAGCCGCAGATCGGCTCCAACTGGATCGTCGGCGTGGTCGGCGTGCTGCAGCTGGACGTGGTGGTCGACCGCCTGCGCAACGAATATGCGACGGAAATCGGCTTCGAGGCCGCGCCCTTCAGCACCGCGCGCTGGATCGAGTGCGACGACGAGCTGAAGCTGCGCAAGTTCCTGGAATCCAACCCGTCCAGCGTTGCCGAGGACCGCGACGACCGGCCCGTTTACCTTTTCAAGAACTCTTGGGAGGTAAACTATGTCGGAGAGAAGAACCCGGACATCCGCTTCCGCGAGACCCGCGAGATCGTGCATACGCCGGAAGGGTGA
- a CDS encoding NUDIX hydrolase, with the protein MRASRVIETLRLWLGGKPEAVQVAALPWRRDAEGQLLVLLATSRDTGRWVLPKGWPQKGRSLSETAAVEAWEEAGLSGRIGSDPLGSYFYRKLLDNGLPRRVRVQVFPLAVTEEAQDWPEKGQRELRWFLPHEAARNVHEPELARILGNARLLEELR; encoded by the coding sequence ATGCGCGCGTCCCGTGTGATCGAGACCCTGCGCCTTTGGCTCGGCGGCAAGCCGGAGGCGGTGCAGGTCGCGGCCCTTCCCTGGCGGCGCGATGCTGAGGGGCAGCTCCTGGTGCTTCTCGCCACCAGCCGCGATACCGGACGCTGGGTCCTGCCCAAGGGCTGGCCGCAAAAGGGCCGCTCGCTCAGCGAGACGGCCGCCGTCGAAGCCTGGGAAGAGGCCGGCCTGTCCGGTCGTATCGGCAGCGATCCGCTCGGCAGCTATTTCTATCGCAAGCTTCTCGACAATGGGCTGCCCCGCCGCGTGCGCGTGCAGGTCTTCCCGCTGGCTGTGACCGAAGAGGCGCAGGACTGGCCGGAAAAGGGCCAGCGCGAGCTGCGCTGGTTCCTGCCCCACGAGGCTGCCCGCAACGTCCACGAGCCGGAGCTCGCCCGTATTCTCGGCAATGCCCGTCTTCTGGAGGAGTTGCGGTGA